One stretch of Aeromicrobium fastidiosum DNA includes these proteins:
- a CDS encoding D-arabinono-1,4-lactone oxidase: MAEHTSGHHWTNWGRSAESHPVRIAHPTSTDDVAAIVREAVAAGLTVKAIGASHSFTAIGATDGVLVRLDRMTSIVSSDTATGRVRVQAGISLHDLNPQLNARGLALPNLGDVDPQSVAGAISTGTHGTGGRLFGISAAVVAVQLVTATGEVLEIDEQHPWFGAARVTLGALGIVTEVTLQCVPAFLLHAREEPMALPAVLERLDELVDDNDHFEFYWFPHTTKTLTKRNNRVAEGTVRRPLGRFRHWLDDELLSNTAFEGLNRVVARQRSWIPRLNGVAASLLSPREYVDDSFEVFVSSRTVRFRESEFAMPRAALPHVLGELGAWFGAGHENISFPIEVRFTAADDVWMSTGHERDNCYVAVHQYWRSDYRDYFAAAQDIFTAHEGRPHWGKLHTLDADYFAGRYARFGDFVAVRNELDPGRTFSNPYLDRVLG; this comes from the coding sequence GCAGTGCCGAGTCCCACCCCGTCCGCATCGCTCACCCGACGTCGACCGACGACGTCGCGGCGATCGTCCGCGAGGCCGTCGCGGCGGGCCTGACGGTCAAGGCGATCGGCGCGAGCCACTCCTTCACCGCGATCGGCGCGACCGACGGCGTGCTCGTGCGGCTCGACCGCATGACCTCGATCGTCTCCTCCGACACCGCGACCGGACGCGTGCGGGTGCAGGCCGGCATCTCGTTGCACGACCTCAACCCGCAACTGAACGCCCGCGGGCTCGCGCTGCCCAACCTCGGCGACGTCGACCCGCAGTCGGTCGCCGGGGCGATCTCCACCGGCACCCACGGCACGGGCGGACGCCTGTTCGGCATCTCCGCGGCCGTCGTCGCGGTGCAGCTCGTCACCGCGACGGGCGAGGTGCTCGAGATCGACGAGCAGCACCCGTGGTTCGGCGCGGCGCGCGTGACGCTCGGCGCGCTGGGCATCGTGACCGAGGTGACGCTGCAGTGCGTCCCCGCGTTCCTGCTGCACGCCCGCGAGGAGCCGATGGCCCTGCCGGCCGTCCTGGAGCGGCTCGACGAGCTCGTCGACGACAACGACCACTTCGAGTTCTACTGGTTCCCGCACACGACCAAGACGCTGACCAAGCGCAACAACCGGGTCGCCGAGGGCACGGTCCGGCGTCCCCTCGGCCGCTTCCGGCACTGGCTCGACGACGAGCTGCTCAGCAACACCGCGTTCGAGGGGCTCAACCGGGTCGTCGCCCGTCAGCGCTCGTGGATACCGCGACTCAACGGCGTCGCCGCCTCGCTGCTGAGCCCCCGCGAGTACGTCGACGACTCGTTCGAGGTCTTCGTCTCGTCGCGCACCGTGCGGTTCCGCGAGTCGGAGTTCGCGATGCCCCGCGCGGCCCTGCCTCACGTGCTCGGCGAGCTCGGGGCGTGGTTCGGGGCGGGGCACGAGAACATCTCGTTCCCGATCGAGGTGCGGTTCACCGCGGCCGACGACGTGTGGATGTCGACCGGCCACGAGCGCGACAACTGCTACGTCGCGGTGCACCAGTACTGGCGCAGCGACTACCGCGACTACTTCGCCGCCGCCCAGGACATCTTCACGGCGCACGAGGGACGCCCCCACTGGGGCAAGCTGCACACGCTCGACGCCGACTACTTCGCCGGACGGTACGCGCGCTTCGGCGACTTCGTGGCCGTCCGGAACGAGCTCGACCCCGGTCGGACGTTCTCGAACCCCTACCTCGACCGCGTCCTGGGCTGA